One genomic segment of Vibrio nitrifigilis includes these proteins:
- a CDS encoding AEC family transporter, translating into MSSFIDQLAFSVSITGPICLMLALGVFFKRIELINENFIDVASKVVFKVTLPALLFLSIVEAKHDFGSSVDFILYGVVANIVFFLFSTITTKRFFRRAEDQGVIIQGGFRSNSAIVGLAYVANAYGNEGVALAAIYVAATTMLYNVQAVITLTPKGETNGLAALKTMLNTMRKNPLIIAIVAGMICYFLSIPIPGIISHAGQYFANMTLPLALLCTGGSLDLKAMNADKGPTWFASMNKLIWAPIFITAAAILFGFSGQQLGIIFLMSASPAAAASYVMARAMGANYTLAANIIAVTTVFSLLSCTIGIFLLSTFHLF; encoded by the coding sequence ATGTCCTCCTTTATAGACCAACTGGCCTTTTCTGTCTCTATCACAGGGCCAATTTGCCTAATGCTAGCGTTAGGCGTATTTTTCAAACGAATAGAGCTAATTAACGAGAACTTTATCGATGTCGCGTCGAAAGTTGTCTTTAAAGTCACCCTTCCCGCTTTACTATTTTTGAGTATTGTTGAAGCCAAACACGATTTTGGTTCAAGCGTGGATTTTATCCTTTACGGTGTGGTAGCCAATATTGTTTTTTTCCTTTTTTCTACCATCACAACAAAACGCTTTTTCAGACGTGCTGAAGATCAAGGGGTCATTATCCAAGGTGGGTTCCGTTCTAACTCAGCCATTGTTGGGCTGGCTTATGTAGCGAATGCCTATGGTAACGAAGGGGTAGCTCTGGCCGCTATCTACGTCGCAGCAACGACCATGTTATATAATGTTCAGGCCGTTATTACCCTAACACCGAAAGGAGAGACAAACGGACTAGCTGCGTTGAAAACGATGCTGAATACCATGCGCAAAAATCCGTTAATTATTGCGATTGTAGCGGGCATGATCTGTTATTTCTTATCCATTCCGATCCCGGGAATTATCTCTCACGCAGGCCAATACTTTGCCAACATGACTTTACCACTAGCATTGTTATGTACTGGTGGCTCACTGGATCTAAAAGCGATGAATGCTGATAAAGGACCAACATGGTTTGCCAGCATGAATAAATTAATCTGGGCACCGATCTTTATTACTGCTGCTGCAATCTTATTCGGCTTTTCTGGCCAACAGTTAGGCATTATTTTCTTGATGAGTGCTTCACCTGCTGCTGCTGCAAGTTATGTGATGGCAAGAGCAATGGGAGCGAATTACACGTTGGCAGCCAACATCATCGCAGTCACAACGGTATTTTCACTACTAAGTTGTACAATTGGCATATTTTTACTCTCAACATTCCATCTATTTTAG
- a CDS encoding SLC13 family permease, with protein sequence MNRNDSVPLPTNTREWLISRNSLIVIADILLFALLYNVLPFERNVVLGLSILVFIAVLWLTEALHVTITAILVPVLAIAFNVFNTQTALNNFSNSIIFLFLGGFALAAAMHQQGLDQIVADKVLMLAKGKLKAAVLMLFGVTAFLSMWISNTATAAMMLPLVLGVLSKVDGKQGHKTYVFVLLGIAYSASIGGIATLVGSPPNAIAAAEVGMSFIDWMKFGLPTAVLMLPMAIAIAILYWLTKPDLSGTFELNHKPIEWDKGKVVTLAIFALTVFMWIFSKPINGMLGGIKSFDTVIALGAIILVSFARVVHWKEIEKTADWGVLILFGGGICLSNVLKQTGTSVFLANELSGMISHMGIFFIVLIISVFVVFLTEFASNTASAALLIPVFATVAEAFGVSPALLSVLIAVAASCAFMLPVATPPNAIVFGTGHIKQREMMRVGMYLNIACVVLLTCIALLVW encoded by the coding sequence ATGAATAGAAACGACAGTGTCCCATTACCTACCAATACCCGAGAATGGTTAATCAGTCGCAATAGCTTAATTGTCATTGCCGATATTTTACTTTTTGCTCTGCTATACAATGTATTACCGTTTGAAAGAAACGTTGTACTTGGACTAAGTATTTTGGTGTTTATCGCCGTGTTATGGCTTACCGAAGCTTTACACGTCACTATCACCGCTATTTTGGTTCCAGTACTGGCCATTGCCTTTAATGTCTTTAACACCCAAACGGCGCTGAATAACTTTTCTAACTCCATCATCTTTTTATTTTTAGGCGGATTTGCTTTAGCCGCAGCGATGCATCAGCAAGGATTAGATCAAATCGTTGCTGATAAAGTATTAATGCTAGCTAAAGGTAAATTAAAAGCGGCGGTGCTCATGCTGTTTGGTGTTACCGCTTTTTTATCTATGTGGATCAGTAACACCGCGACAGCCGCGATGATGTTGCCTTTAGTCTTAGGGGTGTTATCTAAAGTTGATGGTAAACAAGGACATAAAACTTATGTGTTTGTGCTGTTAGGTATTGCGTACAGTGCCAGTATAGGCGGAATCGCCACTTTGGTTGGTAGCCCTCCTAACGCGATTGCGGCCGCTGAAGTAGGGATGTCTTTTATTGATTGGATGAAGTTCGGACTGCCAACGGCTGTACTCATGTTGCCGATGGCGATTGCAATTGCAATATTATATTGGCTGACCAAGCCCGATCTATCTGGGACATTTGAGTTAAATCATAAACCGATCGAATGGGACAAAGGTAAAGTTGTTACTCTGGCGATTTTTGCTCTGACCGTTTTTATGTGGATTTTCAGCAAACCTATTAATGGCATGTTAGGCGGCATTAAAAGTTTTGATACGGTTATTGCGCTTGGCGCGATTATTCTGGTCAGTTTCGCGCGTGTTGTTCACTGGAAAGAGATAGAAAAAACCGCGGATTGGGGAGTACTGATTTTATTCGGTGGTGGTATTTGTTTGAGCAACGTTTTAAAGCAGACTGGTACCAGTGTGTTTTTAGCAAATGAACTGAGTGGCATGATTTCACACATGGGGATTTTCTTTATTGTGTTAATCATCTCTGTGTTTGTTGTTTTTCTGACAGAGTTTGCCAGTAATACGGCGAGCGCAGCACTGCTGATACCCGTTTTTGCAACGGTTGCAGAAGCCTTTGGTGTATCACCTGCATTACTTTCAGTATTAATCGCAGTGGCGGCTTCTTGTGCCTTTATGTTGCCAGTAGCGACGCCACCCAATGCCATTGTCTTTGGTACAGGACACATTAAACAGCGTGAAATGATGCGGGTTGGTATGTATCTCAATATTGCTTGTGTCGTGCTATTAACCTGTATTGCTTTATTGGTTTGGTAA
- a CDS encoding DUF2057 family protein, giving the protein MNTFKALPCLLAIAFAASASAKVTLEVPSSVNVLVVDGAKPHESGNFLSSTKTIEVPNGEHQVVFRYQAVFSEGQERVSTESDAIIAKFKADDTTLKFDMPKYRDATEAKKHIDTMKWSLVDADGNAVSVKQDKLIKEGMQIGRNYRDEINQYNIHGGVAAVYVSQPAQPRINYNTTTPAPAPKATPGDNTAEQMLHFWYDKADAQARARFKEYLSKH; this is encoded by the coding sequence ATGAATACATTCAAGGCATTACCATGTCTTTTGGCTATAGCTTTTGCTGCCTCTGCCTCTGCGAAAGTGACTCTTGAAGTTCCTAGTAGCGTTAACGTACTGGTCGTGGATGGTGCGAAACCACATGAATCAGGTAACTTTCTTTCTTCAACTAAAACCATCGAAGTGCCTAACGGAGAACATCAAGTAGTGTTCCGTTATCAAGCGGTTTTTTCTGAAGGGCAGGAACGTGTAAGTACTGAAAGTGATGCGATCATCGCTAAGTTCAAAGCAGATGACACCACACTAAAATTCGATATGCCTAAATACCGTGACGCGACTGAAGCGAAAAAGCATATTGATACGATGAAGTGGTCTTTGGTGGATGCTGATGGGAACGCGGTCAGTGTAAAACAAGACAAATTGATTAAAGAAGGGATGCAGATCGGTCGTAACTACCGTGATGAAATCAACCAATACAACATTCATGGTGGTGTTGCTGCGGTGTATGTTTCTCAACCTGCTCAACCGCGTATTAATTACAATACGACAACGCCAGCACCAGCACCAAAAGCAACGCCTGGCGATAATACTGCTGAGCAAATGCTGCATTTCTGGTATGACAAAGCTGATGCTCAAGCGCGAGCTCGCTTTAAAGAATACCTAAGCAAGCACTAA
- a CDS encoding GntR family transcriptional regulator — MEWHDREPIFRQLAETIRQQIVDDVWQEGAALPSVRKVATDLKINHLTVMKSYQLLVDECLVEKRRGQGMFVLSGSKSRLLKLKKEAFIREELPQIAHTLEQIDMGLPEFIEQLKQALEARQL, encoded by the coding sequence ATGGAATGGCATGATAGAGAACCCATTTTTCGTCAGTTAGCTGAAACGATTCGTCAACAAATTGTGGACGATGTTTGGCAAGAAGGGGCGGCATTACCTTCGGTAAGAAAAGTGGCAACAGATTTAAAAATTAACCATCTAACGGTAATGAAAAGTTATCAGCTCTTGGTGGATGAGTGTTTAGTAGAAAAGCGTCGTGGACAGGGAATGTTTGTACTTAGTGGTTCAAAGTCACGGCTGCTGAAATTGAAAAAAGAAGCTTTCATCCGCGAAGAACTTCCACAGATCGCCCATACATTAGAGCAAATTGATATGGGGTTACCTGAATTTATAGAACAGCTAAAACAAGCGCTAGAGGCACGTCAGTTATGA
- a CDS encoding ABC transporter ATP-binding protein, translating into MKPLIQVQGLGKQYHKVSAKQALKDVSFTLEPGQILGLLGHNGAGKSTLIQSLLGSLRYEGLVRVMDLEPIRDHAAVMRHLAYVSDVNSLPDWMTVAQIIKYMRGVNPDFNANFAYKRLAKTDINSKTRIGALSKGMKVQLHLALVMATNCQILILDEPTLGLDLMYRDTFYRHLLEWFEAGDGKRSIIISSHEVDEIEHLLTDVLILKQGRSVMSSSLESVTEDYFILDAAHQYSDQIQMMNPLASEPGLGTYRWLLKSEYQQQVQSLGNIYSVKLADVFLALQKEAEK; encoded by the coding sequence ATGAAGCCATTGATCCAAGTTCAAGGCCTAGGAAAGCAGTACCATAAGGTCTCTGCTAAACAGGCTTTAAAAGACGTTTCATTTACTTTAGAACCCGGTCAAATATTAGGGTTACTTGGGCATAATGGAGCGGGAAAATCGACACTTATTCAATCTTTGCTCGGTTCTTTGCGCTACGAAGGACTAGTTAGAGTCATGGACCTTGAGCCTATACGCGATCATGCAGCAGTGATGCGACACTTAGCTTATGTATCTGATGTAAATAGTTTGCCTGACTGGATGACGGTGGCACAGATCATTAAATATATGCGTGGAGTGAACCCTGATTTCAATGCTAATTTCGCGTATAAGCGTTTAGCAAAGACCGACATTAACAGCAAAACTCGCATCGGTGCGCTTTCAAAAGGGATGAAAGTGCAACTTCATCTCGCATTGGTCATGGCAACCAACTGCCAAATTCTCATTCTTGATGAACCAACATTAGGTTTAGACCTGATGTATCGAGATACATTTTATCGTCATCTTCTCGAATGGTTTGAAGCTGGAGACGGTAAGCGTTCTATTATTATCTCAAGCCATGAAGTTGATGAAATAGAACATTTATTAACGGATGTCCTGATTTTAAAACAAGGGAGATCAGTGATGTCTAGTTCGCTTGAAAGCGTGACAGAAGATTACTTTATTCTTGATGCTGCCCATCAATATTCAGACCAAATCCAAATGATGAATCCATTAGCGAGTGAACCTGGTTTAGGTACGTATCGTTGGTTACTGAAATCTGAGTATCAACAGCAGGTACAATCATTAGGAAACATTTACAGTGTAAAACTGGCTGATGTCTTCCTTGCTTTACAGAAGGAGGCAGAAAAATGA